The following coding sequences are from one Ctenopharyngodon idella isolate HZGC_01 chromosome 17, HZGC01, whole genome shotgun sequence window:
- the clec14a gene encoding C-type lectin domain family 14 member A: MEFWTGLYILSFLNMACCLPELSYTVHLKKRIFDDAQKDCLPGSFLTNIPNEEEMAKILKTVWDKNDKTANSFWIGLKKDKGVCVKQNLPLKGFKWMVDNNIQSNVTKWKTNPEGTCTDTLCGLLLVEYGDSGAKSIGFKDDSCKREHPFICKRNITLDCPLPKISGTHDTIQQSNDPYTRQIVCSSGATFTLTCSEDLVWTLVDNKNMNISQLCQECKKGYSKDSSGNCVDVNKCEESKLCDGSKPPTTDLTPVKPNLNRDKSVLTKPTSLPDDVRTNETDVHIEESAADISNIIVPAIIALLIFIVLLVIVAAIVKGCLRRRSRKLAQRKAEAVALNGSSSMEKVNEKEET; encoded by the coding sequence ATGGAATTCTGGACAGGATTATATATTCTGAGCTTTCTCAACATGGCATGTTGCTTGCCCGAATTGTCCTACACTGTTCATCTGAAAAAACGCATTTTCGATGATGCTCAGAAGGATTGCCTACCTGGAAGTTTCCTGACGAACATTCCAAATGAAGAGGAAATGGCAAAGATTCTGAAAACAGTCTGGGACAAGAATGACAAAACTGCCAATTCGTTCTGGATTGGACTAAAGAAGGATAAAGGTGTCTGTGTTAAACAAAATTTGCCTCTTAAAGGATTCAAGTGGATGGTGGACAACAACATTCAGTCTAATGTTACTAAGTGGAAGACAAATCCTGAAGGCACTTGCACAGACACTCTTTGTGGGCTGCTTTTAGTGGAATACGGTGACTCTGGTGCAAAAAGCATTGGGTTTAAGGATGACAGCTGCAAACGGGAACATCCTTTCATTTGCAAACGAAACATTACGTTGGATTGCCCTCTACCAAAAATATCTGGCACACATGACACAATCCAGCAATCAAATGATCCGTACACACGTCAAATTGTTTGCAGTTCTGGTGCCACTTTCACTTTGACATGCTCAGAAGATCTAGTTTGGACCTTGGTtgacaacaaaaacatgaatatatCGCAACTCTGCCAGGAGTGCAAAAAAGGCTACAGTAAGGATTCGTCCGGAAACTGTGTGGATGTAAACAAATGCGAAGAATCCAAACTATGTGATGGATCAAAGCCGCCCACCACTGATCTTACCCCTGTTAAACCAAACCTTAACAGGGACAAATCTGTGCTAACTAAACCTACATCTCTGCCTGATGATGTCAGAACAAATGAGACAGACGTACACATTGAGGAGAGCGCTGCAGACATTTCAAATATCATAGTACCTGCGATTATAGCGCTGCTGATTTTCATTGTTCTGTTGGTGATCGTAGCGGCCATCGTGAAAGGCTGCCTCAGGAGGAGGTCCAGAAAACTGGCCCAGAGGAAGGCAGAGGCTGTGGCTCTGAATGGATCCAGCTCCATGGAGAAAGTGAATGAAAAAGAGGAAACCTAA
- the sstr1a gene encoding somatostatin receptor type 1: MVLKPPQRRDARSGVAKHQCAHLLSSYFYTLYPEQTQNCVGMLPNDTFKNLEDGLYLLNSSSNETHNGDSHGSSAIFISFIYSVVCLVGLCGNSMVIYVIFRYAKMKTATNIYILNLAIADELLMLSVPFLVTSSLLHHWPFGSLLCRLVLSVDAINMFTSIYCLTVLSIDRYISVVHPIKAARYRRPTIAKMVNLGVWMFSILVILPIIIFSTTAPNSDGSVACNMQMPEPERQWMAVFVIYAFLMGFLFPVIAICMCYILIIVKMRVVALKAGWQQRKKSERKITLMVMMVVTVFVICWMPFHIVQLVSVFVQQHNATLSQLAVILGYANSCANPILYGFLSDNFRRSFQRILCLRWWENATEEPIDYYATALKSRGYSVDDFQPDNLESDSTYRNGTCTSRTTTM, translated from the coding sequence atggtgctgaagCCGCCGCAGCGTCGGGATGCGCGTTCCGGAGTCGCGAAGCATCAATGTGCGCATCTTTTGAGCTCGTATTTCTATACTTTATATCCAGAGCAGACTCAAAACTGTGTCGGAATGCTGCCCAACGACACCTTCAAAAACCTGGAGGATGGTTTATATCTGTTAAACTCCTCTAGCAACGAGACGCATAACGGGGATTCTCACGGCAGCAGCGCGATCTTCATCTCCTTCATCTATTCCGTGGTGTGTCTGGTTGGACTCTGTGGGAACTCGATGGTGATTTATGTGATCTTCAGGTATGCAAAGATGAAAACTGCGACGAACATCTACATTTTGAACTTGGCGATCGCGGATGAGTTACTCATGTTAAGTGTGCCCTTCTTGGTCACCTCTTCTTTACTTCACCACTGGCCCTTTGGTTCGCTCCTGTGTCGTTTGGTTTTAAGTGTTGATGCCATTAACATGTTCACCAGCATCTATTGTCTCACCGTGTTGAGTATTGATCGCTACATCTCTGTGGTGCATCCCATCAAAGCCGCCCGGTACCGGAGACCCACCATCGCCAAAATGGTCAACTTAGGGGTCTGGATGTTCTCCATCCTGGTCATCCTACCCATCATCATCTTCTCCACCACTGCACCCAACTCTGACGGATCGGTGGCTTGCAACATGCAGATGCCTGAGCCCGAGCGTCAGTGGATGGCTGTATTTGTGATATACGCCTTTCTGATGGGCTTCCTCTTTCCTGTCATTGCCATATGTATGTGCTACATCCTCATCATAGTGAAGATGCGGGTGGTCGCGTTGAAAGCGGGCTGGCAGCAGCGCAAAAAGTCCGAGAGGAAGATCACACtgatggtgatgatggtggtgaCAGTGTTTGTGATCTGCTGGATGCCTTTTCACATAGTGCAGCTGGTTAGCGTGTTCGTTCAGCAGCACAACGCCACTCTCAGTCAGCTGGCTGTGATTTTGGGATATGCCAACAGCTGTGCCAACCCCATCCTTTACGGATTCCTGTCGGACAACTTCAGACGCTCCTTCCAGAGGATTTTGTGCCTCCGATGGTGGGAAAACGCCACGGAGGAGCCCATAGATTACTATGCCACGGCTCTGAAAAGTCGAGGATACAGCGTGGATGACTTTCAGCCGGACAATCTGGAATCGGACAGCACGTACAGAAATGGCACATGCACATCCAGAACTACAACTATGTAG